The genomic interval TGATCACTATACTTGCCATGCAGCAGCAACCAGGTTAATCCGACAATTGGATAAGCTTCCTTACCTGCAGGATCAGGAACCTTCAGCGCAAAATCTGCGGGCACTTCCGCCCCTTCAAGCGCCTTCGCTGCGGCTTCGGGTGAAGGGTCAATAAACGCCCCTGACTTGTTCTGAATCGCTGCCATTTTCAAGCTGTTCTCTTTGGCATAAGAATATTCAGTGTATCCAATTGTACCTTTGGTTTGCTGGATTTGAGCTGTGACGCCCTCATTTCCTTTTGCCCCAACCCCGGCGGGCCACTCGACAGACTTTGAAGCACCTGCTTTCCAATTGGGGCAGGCAGCTTTGATGTGGCTAGTAAAGAGAAAGGTCGTCCCGCTACCATCCGAGCGGTGAATAAATGTAATCGGGGAGCTAGGTAGCTTCGCATCTGGATTATCCTTGACGATCTTCGGATCATTCCAGGTTTTGATGGTTCCGTCGGTGATACCGCAATAGGCATCTCGTGACAATTTCAGATTG from Kovacikia minuta CCNUW1 carries:
- the pstS gene encoding phosphate ABC transporter substrate-binding protein PstS, with product MARLPQIMRRPQQILEAPSPAATAGGGGTVSLSGAGATFPAPLYQRWFSEFNKLNPNIQISYQSVGSGAGVKQFLAKTVDFGATDAPLNDKERASYPKDMGEPLQIPMTGGAVVYAFNLDGVDNLKLSRDAYCGITDGTIKTWNDPKIVKDNPDAKLPSSPITFIHRSDGSGTTFLFTSHIKAACPNWKAGASKSVEWPAGVGAKGNEGVTAQIQQTKGTIGYTEYSYAKENSLKMAAIQNKSGAFIDPSPEAAAKALEGAEVPADFALKVPDPAGKEAYPIVGLTWLLLHGKYSDQAKADALKNFIKWAFQDGSSFAKELGYLPLPNEVTNKAIAALDNVKVAAK